From Camelina sativa cultivar DH55 chromosome 20, Cs, whole genome shotgun sequence, the proteins below share one genomic window:
- the LOC104771470 gene encoding squamosa promoter-binding-like protein 2, producing MECNAKPSLQWEWENLISFGASSAETPRKIKPMEWELDGFDCTSLYSSNFAAVGYGGSSGSDIAHAFSKSSKSASISSSSAEVRTYNFTSEAGESLPGELGSSEEFAKGINTSPSLELSFGSGDPVLGLKLGKRTYFEDFWEVENGKGLGLPVSLASSSVSPVKKAKPISQRLQTPHCQVEGCNIDLSSAKDYHRKHRICENHSKFPKVVVSGVERRFCQQCSRFHCLSEFDEKKRSCRRRLSDHNARRRKPNPGRTYDGKPQVDFVWNRFALIHPRSEENFLWPSSKPVPSRGLMQQPTKTETSNKLFTEHCGFGLLDHETKTARAELFSKEKVTISSHMGASQDLDGALSLLSNSTTSWDQPRRFSLDHHHPTRNLQSVAHRSVTQLNSVSNYWQPDPPAVDGPTTQHRNGIGQFNENYFSLNQFYN from the exons ATGGAGTGTAATGCAAAGCCATCGTTGCAATGGGAATGGGAAAACTTAATATCTTTTGGTGCTTCATCAGCTGAAACTCCTAGAAAGATTAAACCAATGGAGTGGGAACTTGATGGGTTTGATTGCACATCTCTGTATTCTTCAAACTTTGCTGCAGTAGGTTATGGTGGTAGTTCAGGTTCTGATATAGCTCATGCTTTCTCCAAAAGCTCAAAGTCAGCTTCCATTAGCTCTTCATCAGCTGAAGTGAGAACATACAATTTTACATCAGAAGCTGGTGAAAGTCTTCCAGGAGAATTAGGCAGCAGTGAAGAGTTTGCCAAGGGAATCAATACTTCTCCAAGTCTTGAACTATCCTTTGGCTCTGGTGATCCGGTTCTCGGTTTAAAGCTTGGTAAGAGAACATACTTTGAAGACTTTTGGGAAGTGGAAAATGGAAAAGGTTTAGGACTTCCAGTGAGCCTCGCGTCATCTTCTGTTTCTCCGGTGAAGAAAGCAAAACCAATTTCTCAGAGGTTACAAACTCCTCACTGTCAAGTTGAAGGTTGTAATATTGATCTCTCATCAGCTAAAGACTATCACCGTAAACACCGGATTTGTGAAAACCATTCGAAGTTCCCTAAAGTTGTCGTGAGTGGCGTTGAGCGTCGGTTCTGCCAACAATGTAGCAG GTTCCACTGTCTCTCTGAGTTTGATGAGAAGAAACGTAGCTGTCGCCGGCGTCTCTCAGATCACAATGCAAGACGTCGCAAGCCAAATCCTGGGAGGACATATG ATGGGAAACCACAGGTGGATTTTGTATGGAACAGATTTGCACTTATCCATCCAAGAAGTGAGGAAAATTTTCTATGGCCAAGTTCGAAGCCCGTACCATCAAGAGGGTTAATGCAGCAACCTACAAAGACCGAGACTTCCAATAAGCTGTTCACCGAgcactgtggatttggattgtTGGACCACGAAACCAAAACCGCAAGAGCTGAGTTATTCAGTAAAG AAAAGGTCACAATCTCTTCACACATGGGTGCTTCTCAAGATCTTGATggtgctctctctcttctgtcaAATTCAACAACATCATGGGACCAACCGAGACGTTTTTCCCTTGATCACCACCATCCTACAAGAAACCTCCAATCCGTGGCTCACCGGTCTGTGACTCAACTCAATTCAGTGTCCAACTATTGGCAGCCGGATCCACCAGCAGTTGATGGCCCAACCACTCAGCATAGAAATGGGATAGGCCAGTTTAATGAGAACTACTTCAGCTTGAACCAGTTCTATAACTAA